A region from the Drosophila takahashii strain IR98-3 E-12201 chromosome 2L, DtakHiC1v2, whole genome shotgun sequence genome encodes:
- the frj gene encoding lysophospholipid acyltransferase 7, translated as MSIDDVIYVICLLACIGAGGYVKKISDEGQRKLVSTALGVIVVVIVSGLHSLHCFASLALGTAAVLLVHPSKGHLVTFVVMFGYLVFFRLFDFYLGIPGHTNMIQMILTLKVSGIAFEKTAAWKRLQARDEQKKNDQRDVNQESLVEITDYDEELQTLSAAEILHYSFNYIGVLTGPYYRYRTYRDYFEMPFKTHAPSVEATLEKLKYAVFYCALYLATNYLWPLDYALTDEFFNDRSFVYRLLYVWPTFFTFRARIYTGLTLSECVCTMAGFGAYPDESDPNNGEGPRKRYQHLKRDAEKHSYNFTTIVNTRVLEVERCWTFREGMKHWNVCVQYWLAVNVYKLFPSKKYRTGATLLCSAYWHGFRPGHYFCIMGAPFYVALEDMWDKLVRKSATGTSRRVIDVIFWIFKWFAFSYLGEAFLLSSFGRIWRFYGSVYHIGYISWAAMIALGLYLSSQKKAAERRKNRAAEKAAGGDGIAAAVEKEKAQ; from the exons ATGAGTATCGACGACGTGATCTACGTGATCTGCCTGCTGGCCTGCATCGGAGCTGGGGGCTATGTGAAGAAGATCTCGGACGAGGGCCAGCGCAAGCTGGTGTCCACCGCGCTGGGCGTGATTGTGGTGGTGATTGTCTCGGGACTCCACAGCCTGCACTGCTTCGCTTCCCTGGCCCTGGGCACAGCCGCCGTGCTCCTGGTACATCCGAG CAAGGGACACCTGGTCACCTTTGTGGTCATGTTTGGCTACCTGGTGTTCTTCCGCCTGTTCGACTTCTACCTGGGCATTCCCGGCCACACCAACATGATTCAAATGATACTCACCCTGAAG GTTTCGGGTATTGCCTTCGAGAAGACCGCCGCCTGGAAGCGCCTGCAGGCCCGGGACGAGCAGAAGAAGAACGACCAGCGGGATGTGAACCAGGAGAGTCTCGTCGAGATTACCGACTACGATGAGGAGTTGCAGACCCTAAGTGCCGCCGAAATCCTGCACTACAGCTTCAACTATATCGGAGTTCTAACAG GTCCCTATTATCGGTATCGCACATACAGAGACTACTTTGAGATGCCCTTCAAGACCCATGCACCAAGTGTGGAAGCCACCCTGGAGAAGCTCAAGTATGCAGTCTTCTACTGCGCCCTTTACCTGGCAACAAACTACCTCTGGCCACTGGAT TATGCGCTGACTGACGAGTTCTTCAACGATCGCTCCTTTGTCTACCGCCTGCTGTACGTGTGGCCCACGTTCTTCACCTTCCGTGCTCGCATCTACACCGGCCTGACCCTGAGCGAATGCGTCTGCACGATGGCCGGCTTCGGAGCCTATCCGGATGAGTCGGATCCCAATAATGGCGAGGGGCCGCGGAAACGCTACCAGCACCTAAAGCGCGACGCTGAGAAGCACTCGTACAACTTCACAACGATTGTGAACACCAGAGTGCTGGAGGTGGAGCGATGCTGGACCTTCCGCGAGGGCATGAAGCACTGGAACGTCTGTGTCCAGTACTGGTTGGCTGTCAATGTGTACAAACTCTTCCCCAGCAAGAAGTACAG GACTGGCGCCACCTTGCTGTGCTCCGCCTACTGGCACGGATTCCGGCCGGGTCACTACTTCTGCATCATGGGCGCTCCCTTCTACGTTGCCTTGGAGGACATGTGGGATAAGCTGGTGCGCAAGAGTGCCACTGGCACTAGTCGCCGTGTAATCGACGTTATATTCTGGATCTTCAAGTGGTTCGCCTTTAGTTACTTGGGCGAGGCCTTCCTGCTCTCCTCGTTCGGCAGAATCTGGCGGTTCTATGGCTCGGTTTATCACATTGGCTACATAAGCTGGGCAGCGATGATTGCGTTGGGACTGTACCTGAGCAGCCAGAAAAAGGCTGCCGAACGCAGAAAGAATCGTGCGGCGGAGAAGGCAGCTGGCGGAGATGGAATCGCTGCCGCagtggagaaggagaaggcgCAGTAA
- the LOC108067297 gene encoding phospholipase A1 translates to MWTKLFAVLLLVATIAQGKPSGNGNGVEGDYDDEMSEFMDALPNLDDTPIGFGQRSDIAMEPEVDDILANLDDEYEGAKHYAWNKCDKDLSEKRGIGSFLDLSFVKKIASNLNPFGSKKLRMQFYLFKREFPECGRELDFSSERKWRHSGFNASLPTRLMIHGWMSQSRGSFNRDVKDAYLKKGEYNVIVADWSASSANINYFSVVSLIETFGAQLAQFTRELNRQFGADFDSMYLIGHSLGAQIAGSAGKRLKPDQVNTIFALDPAGPKFRHRSAEFRIDPTDAKFVESMHTSANFGFRRPTGSATFYPNYGAYQRSCYYLGCSHIRSYQMFAESINSPLGFWGTPCTRDNGRWQCDQSQRQTIQMAGEPSVHKEGIFYVKTSSSDPFALGKQ, encoded by the exons ATGTGGACTAAACTATTCGCAGTTTTGCTGTTGGTGGCAACAATTG CTCAAGGCAAACccagtggaaatggaaatggagtcGAGGGCGACTACGATGATGAGATGAGCGAGTTCATGGATGCGCTGCCCAATCTGGATGACACGCCCATTGGCTTCGGACAGCGATCGGATATCGCGATGGAACCGGAGGTGGATGATATTTTGGCCAATCTGGACGACGAGTACGAGGGAGCCAAGCACTATGCCTGGAATAAGTGTGACAAAGATCTCAGCGAGAAGCGGGGCATTGGCTCGTTTCTGGACCTGTCCTTTGTGAAAAAGATCGCCAGCAACCTGAATCCGTTCGGCAGCAAGAAACTGCGGATGCAGTTCTATCTCTTTAAGCGGGAGTTCCCCGAATGCGGCAGGGAACTGGATTTCTCCAGCGAGCGCAAGTGGCGGCATTCTGGCTTCAATGCCTCCCTGCCCACCAGACTGATGATCCATGGATGGATGAGTCAGTCGCGGGGCTCCTTCAATCGGGACGTGAAGGACGCCTATCTGAAGAAGGGCGAGTACAATGTGATCGTGGCCGATTGGAGTGCCAGTTCGGCGAATATCAACTATTTTTCGGTGGTGTCCCTCATCGAGACCTTTGGCGCCCAGTTGGCCCAGTTTACCAGGGAGTTGAATCGCCAATTTGGAGCCGACTTCGATAGCATGTACCTGATTGGACACTCGCTGGGCGCTCAGATTGCCGGATCGGCGGGAAAGCGACTGAAACCGGATCAGGTGAACACCATTTTCGCCCTGGATCCCGCTGGCCCCAAGTTCCGTCATCGCAGCGCCGAATTCCGGATCGACCCCACCGATGCCAAGTTTGTGGAGTCCATGCACACGAGCGCCAACTTTGGATTCCGCCGACCCACGGGCAGTGCCACCTTCTATCCAAACTACGGGGCCTACCAGCGCAGCTGCTACTACCTGGGCTGCTCCCACATTCGCTCCTACCAGATGTTCGCCGAGTCCATCAACTCGCCGCTGGGATTCTGGGGAACCCCCTGCACGCGGGACAACGGAAGGTGGCAGTGCGACCAGAGCCAGCGGCAGACCATCCAGATGGCGGGGGAGCCGTCGGTCCACAAGGAGGGCATCTTCTACGTGAAGACCTCCTCCAGCGACCCCTTCGCCCTGGGAAAGCAGTAG
- the LOC108067308 gene encoding dynein light chain roadblock-type 2: MSAEIEEMLKRYQNYPNVVGVIILDPFAIPIKTTMEYTLTVQYAALISTLAYKAAKMVTNLDASNELMTLRLRTKVHEVIVLPSENYIIIVVQNPGT, translated from the coding sequence ATGTCTGCCGAAATTGAGGAAATGCTGAAGCGTTACCAGAACTATCCGAATGTTGTTGGCGTTATTATTTTGGACCCCTTCGCCATTCCCATCAAGACGACCATGGAGTACACATTGACCGTGCAATATGCCGCTTTAATCAGCACCTTGGCCTACAAGGCGGCCAAAATGGTCACCAATTTGGATGCGAGCAACGAGCTGATGACCCTGCGCCTGCGCACCAAGGTCCACGAGGTGATTGTGCTGCCCTCCGAGAACTACATCATCATTGTGGTCCAGAACCCGGGCACTTGA
- the LOC108067303 gene encoding uncharacterized protein isoform X2: MEYGNGMQYEGYGQGGEGYEMNYDQMGRGQGYSQQPEGYGQESRNYQSGSAALGGPGYRSPLRYNKILREMNSRNGLYNGEVARAIIITHYPALAAPKAKLISRETMETPTSENLWPSHAVCRKYCLRFDVLLT; this comes from the exons ATGGAGTACGGAAACGGTATGCAATATGAAGGTTACGGCCAAGGCGGTGAA GGCTATGAAATGAACTATGACCAGATGGGCCGTGGCCAAGGATATAGCCAACAGCCGGAAGGCTACGGGCAGGAGTCGAGGAACTACCAAAGTGGATCCGCAGCCCTTGGAGGTCCTGGATATCGCAGTCCTCTGCGATACAACAAAATTCTCCGTGAGATGAACTCCCGCAACGGACTTTA CAACGGGGAGGTGGCCAGGGCGATTATTATAACACATTACCCGGCCTTGGCGGCGCCGAAGGCCAAGCTTATCAGTCGCGAAACAATGGAAACTCCTACTTCTGAAAATTTGTGGCCATCCCATGCAGTTTGTAGAAAATATTGCTTGCGTTTTGACGTGTtgcttacttaa
- the LOC108067303 gene encoding RNA-binding protein FUS isoform X1 encodes MEYGNGMQYEGYGQGGEGYEMNYDQMGRGQGYSQQPEGYGQESRNYQSGSAALGGPGYRSPLRYNKILREMNSRNGLYSPMEQQRGGGQGDYYNTLPGLGGAEGQAYQSRNNGNSYF; translated from the exons ATGGAGTACGGAAACGGTATGCAATATGAAGGTTACGGCCAAGGCGGTGAA GGCTATGAAATGAACTATGACCAGATGGGCCGTGGCCAAGGATATAGCCAACAGCCGGAAGGCTACGGGCAGGAGTCGAGGAACTACCAAAGTGGATCCGCAGCCCTTGGAGGTCCTGGATATCGCAGTCCTCTGCGATACAACAAAATTCTCCGTGAGATGAACTCCCGCAACGGACTTTA TTCTCCAATGGAACAGCAACGGGGAGGTGGCCAGGGCGATTATTATAACACATTACCCGGCCTTGGCGGCGCCGAAGGCCAAGCTTATCAGTCGCGAAACAATGGAAACTCCTACTTCTGA
- the LOC108067306 gene encoding uncharacterized protein has product MDMDFSTYAQLSGVSYMPTPEEYYPQMRGGMQQQQQCGDFDQGSSRMSNHQPPSAPVQNRYPQRSMDMSDGFKADPYLPVRPQCTSSSAYRCMVREQKRAKEMMSRNGLYSPIEASARYSGGDDNYYSNYAESNRRMEPSGRNSYW; this is encoded by the exons ATGGATATGGACTTTTCTACATATGCTCAGCTCTCAGGCGTTTCCTATATGCCCACTCCCGAGGAATACTATCCGCAG ATGAGGGGCggcatgcagcagcagcaacaatgcgGCGACTTTGACCAGGGATCCAGCCGGATGTCCAATCATCAGCCTCCTTCAGCACCTGTCCAAAATCGGTACCCCCAGAGGTCTATGGACATGTCCGATGGCTTTAAAGCCGATCCCTATCTCCCAGTTCGCCCTCAATGCACTAGTTCCTCTGCATATCGCTGCATGGTGAGGGAACAAAAACGAGCCAAGGAAATGATGTCCCGCAACGGGTTATA TTCCCCTATTGAAGCCTCTGCGCGTTACAGTGGCGGAGATGACAATTACTATTCAAATTATGCTG AGAGCAACAGGCGAATGGAACCTAGTGGTAGAAATTCTTATTGGTGA
- the ttm3 gene encoding mitochondrial import inner membrane translocase subunit TIM50-A, giving the protein MNKILWIGTLNKSLAYGGKKEASLLRPSEKIWLSAARQRVQKSQEGSPPPNFRRRSKKFYGYSIVLGSLFSTVLWAIYELGKPEVDHRGPIEDEFSQLPWFRQYLMRMWHSLQYYQKMMEEPQMVKLLPDVLPAPYIQPPYSLVLEIKDVLVHPDWTYQTGWRFKKRPGVDYFLQQCSRNFEIVIYTSEQGMTAFPLLDALDPYGYISYRLVRGATDLVEGQHTKNLDYLNRDLSRVIVVDCDPNTTPLHPDNSLVMTKWLGNDDDVQLFDLTAFLQLVAEHQVTDVREVLRYYRQFEDPIEQFKDNQRRLQEQNQENVQASATGERQWNLTLMGRSFRGS; this is encoded by the coding sequence atgaataaaattttatggaTCGGAACTCTCAACAAGTCGCTTGCCTACGGCGGCAAAAAGGAGGCATCTCTTCTTAGGCCCAGTGAGAAGATCTGGTTGAGTGCGGCCAGGCAAAGGGTGCAGAAATCCCAGGAGGGCTCACCACCACCGAACTTCAGAAGAAGAAGCAAGAAGTTCTACGGATACAGCATTGTGCTGGGCAGTCTCTTCAGCACCGTACTGTGGGCCATCTATGAGCTGGGCAAACCGGAGGTGGATCATCGGGGACCCATCGAGGATGAGTTCAGTCAGCTGCCCTGGTTCCGTCAGTACCTGATGAGGATGTGGCACTCGTTGCAGTATTACCAGAAGATGATGGAGGAGCCGCAGATGGTCAAGTTGCTGCCAGACGTCTTGCCAGCTCCCTACATACAGCCTCCCTACTCGCTGGTCCTCGAGATCAAGGACGTGCTGGTCCATCCGGATTGGACATACCAGACTGGTTGGCGGTTCAAGAAGCGACCTGGGGTGGATTACTTCCTGCAGCAGTGCAGTCGGAACTTTGAGATTGTGATCTACACTTCGGAGCAGGGAATGACCGCCTTTCCTCTCTTGGACGCCTTAGATCCCTACGGCTACATTAGTTATCGGCTGGTGAGAGGCGCCACGGATTTGGTGGAGGGTCAGCATACGAAGAACCTGGATTACCTCAATCGGGACCTAAGTCGTGTGATTGTGGTGGACTGCGATCCGAATACCACGCCCCTTCATCCGGATAATAGCTTGGTGATGACAAAGTGGCTGGGAAACGATGACGATGTGCAACTCTTCGATCTCACGGCCTTCCTGCAATTGGTGGCCGAGCACCAGGTGACCGACGTGAGGGAGGTGCTGCGATACTACCGCCAGTTTGAGGACCCCATTGAGCAGTTCAAGGACAACCAGCGCCGGCTGCAGGAGCAGAACCAGGAGAACGTCCAGGCCTCCGCCACCGGAGAACGTCAGTGGAACCTAACTTTAATGGGACGCTCCTTTCGGGGCTCCTAG